One genomic window of Quercus robur chromosome 6, dhQueRobu3.1, whole genome shotgun sequence includes the following:
- the LOC126688468 gene encoding cyclin-L1-1-like isoform X1: protein MIYTAIDNFYLTDEELKNSPSRKDGIDEATETILRIYGCDLIQESGILLRLPQAVMATGQVLFHRFYCKKSFARFNVKKVAASCVWLASKLEESPRKARQVLVVFHRMECRRENLPIEHLEVGSQKYHDLKTDLSRTERHILKEMGFVCHVEHPHKFISNYLATLETPPELRQEAWNLANDSLRTTLCVRFKSEVVACGVVYAAARRFQVPLPENPPWWKVFDADKSGIDEVCRVLAELYSLPKAQYIPVCKDGDSFTFSNKSRDSQSQPIPKEISQTSPTANIKPVSAAINPESVGAKEVLVRAAIDKMKDSKKSDDESKNVSVEGEAREEPLPKSNSELKTEASRERNREREKERERERDREREDRIKARDRDRGRDSDRERDREETERDRDKAKDRSHRSKDRAKDSGGHSGKSRHHSSRDRDYHSSSYSSREKDRHRHHSYA, encoded by the exons ATGATATACACGGCGATTGACAACTTCTACTTAACTGATGAGGAGCTAAAGAACTCACCATCTAGGAAAGATGGTATAGATGAAGCGACTGAAACTATCTTACGAATATATGGCTGTGATCTCATCCAAGAAAGTGGCATCTTGCTTAGATT ACCTCAAGCTGTAATGGCCACTGGGCAGGTTCTATTCCATCGTTTCTATTGCAAGAAATCATTTGCCCGCTTCAATGTGAAG AAAGTTGCTGCGAGCTGTGTATGGCTTGCATCGAAGCTTGAGGAAAGTCCAAGAAAAGCAAGACAAGTCCTCGTTGTTTTCCACAGAATGGAATGTAGGAGGGAGAACTTACCAATAGAGCATTTGGAGGTTGGTTCGCAG aAATATCATGACCTCAAAACTGACTTGAGCAGAACAGAAAGACATATATTGAAAGAGATGGGATTCGTTTGTCATGTTGAACATCCTCATAAATTCATATCTAACTACCTTGCTACTCTTGAAACACCTCCAGAACTGAGGCAGGAAGCCTGGAATCTAGCAAATGATAG TTTGCGCACAACTTTGTGTGTTCGATTCAAGAGCGAGGTTGTGGCTTGTGGGGTTGTCTATGCTGCTGCTCGTCGGTTCCAAGTACCCCTTCCTGAGAATCCACCATGGTGGAAGGTATTTGATGCAGACAAATCTGGGATTGATGAAGTATGCAGAGTTCTGGCTGAGCTGTACAGCCTTCCTAAGGCACAGTACATTCCAGTCTGTAAGGATGGAGACTCTTTTACATTTTCGAACAAGTCAAGGGATTCACAATCTCAGCCAATTCCGAAG GAAATTTCACAGACTAGCCCTACAGCTAATATTAAGCCAGTTTCAGCAGCAATTAATCCTGAATCTGTTGGAGCCAAAGAAGTATTGGTTAGAGCAGCCATTGACAAGATGAAGGATTCTAAGAAAAGTGATGATGAATCAAAGAACGTGTCTGTTGAGGGAGAGGCAAGAGAAGAGCCTCTGCCAAAATCTAATTCTGAACTCAAAACAGAGGCAAGTAGGGAAAGGAacagggagagagagaaggagagggaaAGGGAAAGGGACAGAGAGAGGGAGGACCGAATAAAGGCTCGGGATCGTGATAGGGGCAGGGATTCTGACCGTGAACGGGATCGAGAGGAAACAGAGAGGGACAGAGATAAAGCCAAGGATCGCAGTCATCGTTCCAAGGATAGAGCAAAGGATTCAG GAGGACATTCAGGGAAATCAAGACATCACTCATCAAGAG ATCGTGACTACCACAGTTCCTCTTATTCTTCAAGGGAGAAGGATCGCCATAGACATCATTCATATGCTTAA
- the LOC126688468 gene encoding cyclin-L1-1-like isoform X2: protein MATGQVLFHRFYCKKSFARFNVKKVAASCVWLASKLEESPRKARQVLVVFHRMECRRENLPIEHLEVGSQKYHDLKTDLSRTERHILKEMGFVCHVEHPHKFISNYLATLETPPELRQEAWNLANDSLRTTLCVRFKSEVVACGVVYAAARRFQVPLPENPPWWKVFDADKSGIDEVCRVLAELYSLPKAQYIPVCKDGDSFTFSNKSRDSQSQPIPKEISQTSPTANIKPVSAAINPESVGAKEVLVRAAIDKMKDSKKSDDESKNVSVEGEAREEPLPKSNSELKTEASRERNREREKERERERDREREDRIKARDRDRGRDSDRERDREETERDRDKAKDRSHRSKDRAKDSGGHSGKSRHHSSRDRDYHSSSYSSREKDRHRHHSYA, encoded by the exons ATGGCCACTGGGCAGGTTCTATTCCATCGTTTCTATTGCAAGAAATCATTTGCCCGCTTCAATGTGAAG AAAGTTGCTGCGAGCTGTGTATGGCTTGCATCGAAGCTTGAGGAAAGTCCAAGAAAAGCAAGACAAGTCCTCGTTGTTTTCCACAGAATGGAATGTAGGAGGGAGAACTTACCAATAGAGCATTTGGAGGTTGGTTCGCAG aAATATCATGACCTCAAAACTGACTTGAGCAGAACAGAAAGACATATATTGAAAGAGATGGGATTCGTTTGTCATGTTGAACATCCTCATAAATTCATATCTAACTACCTTGCTACTCTTGAAACACCTCCAGAACTGAGGCAGGAAGCCTGGAATCTAGCAAATGATAG TTTGCGCACAACTTTGTGTGTTCGATTCAAGAGCGAGGTTGTGGCTTGTGGGGTTGTCTATGCTGCTGCTCGTCGGTTCCAAGTACCCCTTCCTGAGAATCCACCATGGTGGAAGGTATTTGATGCAGACAAATCTGGGATTGATGAAGTATGCAGAGTTCTGGCTGAGCTGTACAGCCTTCCTAAGGCACAGTACATTCCAGTCTGTAAGGATGGAGACTCTTTTACATTTTCGAACAAGTCAAGGGATTCACAATCTCAGCCAATTCCGAAG GAAATTTCACAGACTAGCCCTACAGCTAATATTAAGCCAGTTTCAGCAGCAATTAATCCTGAATCTGTTGGAGCCAAAGAAGTATTGGTTAGAGCAGCCATTGACAAGATGAAGGATTCTAAGAAAAGTGATGATGAATCAAAGAACGTGTCTGTTGAGGGAGAGGCAAGAGAAGAGCCTCTGCCAAAATCTAATTCTGAACTCAAAACAGAGGCAAGTAGGGAAAGGAacagggagagagagaaggagagggaaAGGGAAAGGGACAGAGAGAGGGAGGACCGAATAAAGGCTCGGGATCGTGATAGGGGCAGGGATTCTGACCGTGAACGGGATCGAGAGGAAACAGAGAGGGACAGAGATAAAGCCAAGGATCGCAGTCATCGTTCCAAGGATAGAGCAAAGGATTCAG GAGGACATTCAGGGAAATCAAGACATCACTCATCAAGAG ATCGTGACTACCACAGTTCCTCTTATTCTTCAAGGGAGAAGGATCGCCATAGACATCATTCATATGCTTAA